From Rhodoferax sp. AJA081-3, the proteins below share one genomic window:
- a CDS encoding acetyl-CoA acetyltransferase, which yields MGVSIVGWAHTPFGRLDGLDLESLITGVAGQSIQHAGISAREVDAVWLGQLNGGFVPEIFAASMALQADEGLRWKPATRVENACASGAAALYAACDAIEAGRARIALVIGAEKMSAVSGAETTRILGNASYVKEEAAAGLSFPGIFAQIAQAYFARYGDHSETLAHIAAKNHANGVRNPWAQMRKDLGFAFCNTVSDKNPLVAAPLRKTDCSLVSDGAAAVIVASSELAAQFPRAISLRSRVQVNDYLPLSRRDAVAFEGPQRAWSAALAQAGCKITDLSLAEVHDCFTIAELLSYEAMGLAPPGQGARLLADGVVHATGSLPVNPSGGLKAKGHPIGATGVSMHVLAAMQLMGEAGDMQVPGASMAGVFNMGGSAVASYVSILERLR from the coding sequence ATGGGCGTTTCTATCGTAGGCTGGGCGCACACCCCCTTTGGACGGCTGGACGGGTTGGACCTGGAGTCCCTGATCACCGGTGTGGCCGGGCAGTCCATTCAGCATGCGGGCATTTCGGCGAGAGAGGTCGATGCGGTCTGGCTGGGGCAGCTCAATGGTGGCTTTGTGCCGGAAATTTTTGCCGCGTCCATGGCCTTGCAGGCCGACGAAGGCCTGCGGTGGAAACCGGCAACACGCGTTGAAAACGCCTGTGCGTCGGGTGCTGCCGCACTGTATGCCGCGTGTGATGCCATCGAGGCGGGCCGGGCGCGTATTGCGCTGGTCATCGGTGCCGAGAAGATGAGTGCGGTCTCTGGCGCCGAAACAACACGCATTCTGGGCAACGCTTCGTATGTGAAGGAAGAGGCTGCCGCGGGTTTGAGCTTCCCCGGCATATTTGCACAGATTGCGCAAGCCTACTTCGCGCGCTACGGCGACCACTCGGAGACGCTGGCGCACATCGCGGCAAAAAACCACGCCAACGGGGTCCGCAACCCCTGGGCGCAGATGCGCAAGGATTTGGGTTTTGCGTTCTGCAACACCGTGTCAGACAAGAACCCGCTGGTAGCGGCGCCCCTGCGCAAAACGGATTGTTCCCTGGTGTCGGACGGCGCCGCCGCGGTGATTGTGGCCAGCTCCGAGCTGGCCGCACAGTTTCCACGCGCCATATCATTGCGCAGCCGGGTGCAGGTCAATGATTACCTGCCCCTGTCGCGCCGCGACGCCGTGGCGTTTGAAGGACCGCAGCGGGCGTGGAGTGCGGCGCTGGCGCAGGCCGGTTGCAAGATCACCGACCTCTCCTTGGCGGAAGTGCACGACTGTTTCACGATTGCCGAGTTGCTGAGTTACGAGGCGATGGGGCTTGCGCCACCGGGGCAAGGTGCGCGCCTGCTGGCCGATGGCGTCGTGCACGCCACGGGTTCCTTGCCGGTGAATCCTTCCGGCGGACTCAAAGCCAAAGGCCACCCCATTGGCGCGACCGGCGTGTCCATGCACGTGCTGGCGGCCATGCAGCTCATGGGCGAAGCGGGCGATATGCAGGTGCCCGGCGCATCCATGGCCGGTGTTTTCAACATGGGCGGGTCTGCAGTGGCCAGTTATGTCAGCATCCTGGAGAGACTGCGGTGA
- a CDS encoding PAS and helix-turn-helix domain-containing protein: MNTRPPSQQNQRDPTEAGPEVTDDLGLVFDLAPVGLCISRDRILQRCNAAFGAMFGYAPGELHGLSLEMLYPSPHEFENIGAQGFSVMKKDGVYSDERIMRHRNGQLFWCHVAGRSLQRDQPFACAVWMFEDISARRTVSRDLTPREREIARQLAAGQSTKHIARTLGVSPRTIDGHRARILRKLGAKSASEMIAKVVGLG; the protein is encoded by the coding sequence ATGAACACCAGGCCCCCATCACAGCAGAACCAACGTGACCCGACAGAAGCAGGACCCGAGGTGACTGACGATCTGGGACTGGTCTTTGATCTGGCACCCGTTGGCCTGTGCATCTCGCGTGATCGCATCTTGCAGCGTTGTAATGCGGCTTTTGGTGCCATGTTTGGTTATGCACCTGGCGAATTGCATGGACTCTCGTTGGAGATGCTCTACCCCTCGCCCCATGAGTTCGAGAACATCGGTGCGCAGGGTTTTTCCGTGATGAAGAAAGACGGTGTTTACAGTGACGAGCGCATCATGCGCCACCGCAATGGCCAGCTTTTTTGGTGCCATGTGGCAGGCCGATCATTACAACGCGACCAACCATTTGCCTGCGCGGTCTGGATGTTTGAAGACATTTCTGCCCGGCGCACCGTGTCACGCGACCTGACTCCGCGCGAGCGGGAGATCGCCCGCCAGTTGGCTGCCGGCCAAAGCACCAAACACATTGCACGCACCCTGGGCGTGAGCCCACGCACCATAGACGGCCACCGCGCCCGCATCCTGCGCAAACTGGGCGCAAAAAGTGCCAGTGAAATGATTGCCAAGGTGGTGGGGCTGGGCTGA
- a CDS encoding DUF5916 domain-containing protein — MLNDAAWAAASPYTTFRRFRPDTELDVGPYRTEVRVLMERGALVFGIRAWDPNPQDVRAPLARRDKIHPDQDAVTVWLDPTGRAEVAQFVRVNAAGSMSDGVYRASDDEEDESADYHDVEVASHRLADGYSVEIRWPLSVLRYPLNGKLPWGLMVTRRVPRDISMAFASAPMERNQPHMLTQLQRFDVDAPLREQLNDEQHLRIRAEGTARTLDDGAGTRESTVNLGLELQWRPRADWVVDAIFRPDFSQVELDEPQLAGNTRFALFQTEKRTFFLESSDVVGQVPPDNWDVSRGLLAFYSRAITDPRWGLRSTYRGNETEGTALVLHDAGGGLILRPNAFGTASYAVDQPSNVFFARHRTQVSERSSLAGILSTREWSTGVTTQLAGFDGQVDLDDVNQVRGHFLQSQDTTALPPHGDLAGQPIAQGPAQTGQASWLSWRHRGDDWRWVAHYEHISPRFVNDNGFVPQSGIQRTSLEVTRIVPTENKAISTLELTMRGMHTGALQDLNSGVLSPQLAGELVQPGIWILSAAGTEGWAHLNLDRARTRFDGVVHQARSLLIGGGIHPGPRLTFVNLEATLGDRIDVDADRVGQGYNLSSQVTWRDTWGPYGLELEQHASVGRISGPNGSAALQESSAQTKLILHLSAEQAIRLVHQNQTFNRAGEANLTAAQSNTRVTTLAWLARRGALRGWSLGASWAQESAQAAKQELFVKFQQGWSWH, encoded by the coding sequence TTGCTTAACGACGCCGCGTGGGCTGCCGCCAGCCCCTACACCACGTTTAGGCGCTTTCGGCCTGACACGGAACTTGATGTGGGCCCCTACCGCACCGAAGTGCGCGTGCTGATGGAGCGTGGCGCGTTGGTCTTTGGTATTCGCGCCTGGGACCCCAACCCACAGGACGTTCGTGCTCCTTTGGCGCGTCGCGACAAAATTCACCCAGACCAAGACGCAGTCACGGTATGGCTTGACCCGACTGGACGCGCAGAGGTGGCGCAGTTTGTCAGGGTCAATGCCGCAGGCTCTATGTCCGATGGTGTGTACCGCGCGTCGGATGACGAAGAGGACGAATCAGCGGACTATCACGACGTAGAGGTAGCAAGCCATCGCCTGGCAGATGGCTATAGCGTTGAGATTCGCTGGCCTCTTTCGGTGCTGCGCTACCCGCTCAATGGAAAGCTCCCGTGGGGGCTGATGGTCACCCGACGGGTGCCACGCGACATCAGCATGGCCTTTGCCAGTGCACCGATGGAACGCAATCAACCGCACATGCTGACGCAGCTTCAGCGTTTTGACGTCGATGCCCCGCTGCGCGAGCAGCTCAATGACGAGCAACATCTGCGGATACGCGCCGAAGGCACCGCACGAACGCTGGACGATGGCGCCGGCACCCGTGAATCCACGGTCAATCTGGGGCTGGAGCTGCAATGGAGGCCGCGCGCCGACTGGGTGGTGGATGCCATCTTCAGGCCCGATTTTTCACAGGTAGAACTGGATGAACCGCAGCTTGCGGGCAACACGCGGTTTGCACTCTTCCAAACCGAAAAGCGCACTTTTTTCCTGGAAAGCAGCGATGTTGTCGGGCAGGTTCCGCCGGACAACTGGGACGTATCCCGTGGCCTGCTGGCGTTCTATAGCAGGGCCATCACCGACCCGCGCTGGGGTTTGCGTTCAACCTACCGGGGCAACGAGACGGAGGGAACGGCACTGGTACTGCATGATGCCGGGGGAGGTCTGATACTGCGGCCCAATGCCTTTGGAACCGCCAGCTATGCCGTTGACCAACCGTCCAACGTTTTCTTCGCGCGGCACCGCACACAAGTAAGCGAGAGGTCGTCACTTGCGGGCATTCTCAGTACCCGGGAATGGAGCACGGGTGTAACTACGCAGCTTGCAGGCTTTGATGGTCAAGTGGACCTGGACGATGTCAACCAGGTGCGTGGCCACTTTCTGCAGAGCCAAGACACCACCGCCTTACCGCCCCATGGGGACCTTGCAGGGCAGCCCATTGCCCAAGGTCCCGCGCAAACGGGCCAAGCCAGTTGGCTGAGTTGGCGCCACCGTGGGGATGACTGGCGCTGGGTTGCCCATTACGAACACATCAGCCCCCGCTTTGTCAATGACAACGGGTTTGTCCCGCAATCGGGCATCCAGCGAACCTCGTTGGAGGTGACACGCATCGTGCCCACCGAGAACAAGGCCATCTCAACCTTGGAGTTGACTATGCGGGGCATGCACACCGGTGCGCTGCAAGACCTCAACAGTGGTGTTTTGAGCCCTCAGCTCGCGGGTGAACTCGTGCAGCCCGGCATATGGATTCTGAGCGCTGCGGGGACCGAAGGGTGGGCGCACCTCAATCTGGACCGAGCACGCACACGGTTTGACGGCGTGGTGCATCAAGCACGCAGCCTGCTGATCGGCGGCGGCATCCATCCCGGGCCCCGTCTGACGTTTGTCAATCTCGAAGCGACACTGGGGGATCGTATCGATGTGGATGCGGACCGGGTGGGGCAGGGTTACAACCTCAGCTCCCAAGTGACTTGGCGCGATACCTGGGGTCCGTACGGCCTGGAGCTAGAGCAGCACGCCAGCGTCGGCAGAATCAGTGGCCCCAATGGCTCGGCAGCACTGCAAGAAAGCAGTGCGCAAACCAAATTGATACTTCACCTGAGTGCAGAGCAAGCCATTCGCCTTGTGCACCAAAACCAAACTTTCAACCGCGCAGGCGAAGCCAATTTGACCGCCGCTCAAAGCAATACCCGCGTGACGACACTTGCCTGGCTGGCCCGCCGCGGTGCCTTGCGTGGCTGGAGCCTGGGTGCGTCATGGGCGCAGGAGTCAGCGCAAGCGGCAAAGCAAGAATTGTTCGTCAAGTTTCAGCAGGGTTGGTCTTGGCATTGA
- a CDS encoding response regulator, with amino-acid sequence MTPFEPATPSASSALHGTLDRANSDVVLIVDDVPDNLSVLHDALDESGYTVLVATSGEAALQRATQAVPDIILLDAMMPGMDGFEVARRLKALAATAHIPIVFMTGLTETEYLVAALESGGVDYVTKPIKPKEVLARMQVHLKGARERRQTRNALDAFGYATITVRASDGALMWQTPLARELLERYCGTQAPLTPKPVLAWLRSCLALLAQPQPPGAEPPRFAIEQGARRLTFRLHQQIGDSDGSVEDGDWLIVMREVSDTAVIEAMSLSFKLTAKEAEVLYWVVKGKTNKDIGDILGSSPMTVKKHLERIFVKMGVETRTAAAGMAMTRIRQLHPQFEG; translated from the coding sequence ATGACGCCTTTTGAACCCGCTACTCCATCGGCCAGCAGTGCCTTGCACGGCACACTGGACCGTGCCAACAGCGATGTGGTGCTTATCGTGGATGACGTGCCCGACAACCTGTCGGTGTTGCACGACGCGCTGGACGAATCCGGTTACACCGTACTGGTCGCCACCTCGGGCGAGGCCGCGTTGCAGCGCGCCACACAGGCCGTGCCCGACATCATCTTGCTGGACGCCATGATGCCTGGCATGGACGGTTTTGAAGTGGCGCGCCGCCTCAAGGCCCTGGCGGCCACGGCGCACATTCCCATCGTCTTTATGACGGGCCTGACCGAGACGGAGTATCTGGTGGCCGCGCTGGAATCGGGCGGTGTGGACTATGTCACCAAACCCATCAAACCCAAAGAGGTGCTGGCCCGCATGCAGGTGCACCTGAAGGGCGCACGTGAACGGCGCCAGACCCGCAACGCGCTGGATGCCTTTGGTTACGCCACCATCACCGTGCGTGCCAGCGACGGCGCGCTGATGTGGCAAACGCCCTTGGCCCGTGAGCTGCTGGAGCGTTACTGTGGCACCCAGGCGCCGCTGACGCCCAAGCCGGTGCTGGCCTGGCTGCGCAGCTGCCTGGCCCTGCTGGCACAACCCCAGCCACCGGGCGCAGAGCCACCCCGCTTCGCCATCGAACAAGGGGCCCGGCGCCTGACCTTTAGGCTGCACCAGCAGATTGGTGACAGCGACGGCAGCGTGGAAGATGGCGACTGGCTGATCGTGATGCGCGAGGTGTCCGACACCGCCGTCATCGAGGCCATGAGCCTGTCGTTCAAACTCACCGCCAAAGAGGCCGAGGTGTTGTATTGGGTGGTCAAGGGCAAGACCAACAAGGACATTGGTGACATCCTGGGTAGCAGCCCCATGACGGTGAAGAAACACCTGGAGCGCATCTTTGTCAAGATGGGGGTGGAGACCCGTACTGCCGCCGCCGGCATGGCGATGACACGCATACGGCAGTTGCATCCGCAGTTTGAGGGATAG
- a CDS encoding ATP-binding protein gives MEDYALRFTPQRFRKWSEWRVANTAFGAASFLVLEAVGATLLVQYGFVNAFWAILVTGIVIFLAGLPISVYASRYGVDMDLLTRGAGFGYIGSTITSLIYATFTFIFFALEAAIMAYALELALDIPPSWGYLICSLVVIPLVTHGVSVISRLQVWTQPLWLLMLFLPFGFVLVRNPAAFEGITHYGGDFGVGGVFNLHLFGAALTVGIALITQMGEQADYLRFMPAQTAQNRRRWWLCVMLGGPGWVVLGVAKMLGGACLAYLAITHSVPTDRAVDPNQMYLAAYEYVFTSLQWAVAATAVFVVVSQLKINVTNAYAGSLAWSNFFSRLTHSHPGRVVWVVFNTLIAFMLMEMNVFHALGDVLGLYSNIAIAWIMTVVADLVINKPLGLSPKGIEFKRAHLYDINPVGVGSMALASALSVMAYLGLFGADAKAFSAVVALVTAFVTAPVLAWATKGRYYIARTSTGSLGDHAFCAGKGGDRAAVGGHGAKRVGAQAPAKEDKTRMQRCVICEREYESPDMAHCPAYRGAICSLCCTLDARCGDLCKPHASLSAQWSAALRWLLPKRAWPYLDTGVGHFILLMLIIVPLLATVFGMFYRQELSSLNEATGVNAALQDALRSGFFKAYMALLLMGGIVAWWLVLAHKSRQVAQEESNRQTHLLMQEIESHRQTDEALQAATALAERAKQQAQQANQAKSRYISAISHELRTPLNSILGYAQLMGEDASIPPHRMQAVSVIKRGGEHLLSLIEGTLDMAQIEAGKLTLSAKPMQFANGMHEIASLFELQAAARGLAFRFEVQGAIPEWVKADEKRVRQIIINLLGNAIKFTQQGSVTFRLRYAREMAQVEVHDTGPGMHPQELEYIFDPFARATSVAVGATGSGLGLTIAKMLTDLMGGELTASSVLGQGSVFKVRLFLPELHVQSGHSLERLSQAVRQPRKGYAGVRRKILVVDNEEADRDLLVSLLEPLGFVLRVAASGHDCLDLLAAGYDPDVVFMDLAMPGIDGWETLRRIRALDGHQPQVAIVSANAFDRGVNNVLGIEPDDFIVKPVRHSELLDWLERKLALTWQETADRVEDAPATPTPATEVTAMALPPRADVLALQELVRLGFYRGITNKLASIVAEHPACAGFAQVMGDMARQFQFEAMLAQLQKDLNDLKDLDSEDHDAF, from the coding sequence ATGGAAGACTACGCACTGCGCTTCACGCCGCAGCGATTTCGCAAATGGTCCGAGTGGCGGGTGGCCAACACCGCCTTTGGCGCTGCATCCTTCCTGGTGCTGGAAGCGGTTGGCGCCACGCTGCTGGTGCAATACGGGTTTGTGAACGCCTTCTGGGCCATCCTGGTGACCGGTATCGTGATCTTCCTGGCCGGGCTGCCCATCAGCGTCTACGCCTCGCGGTACGGCGTGGACATGGATTTGCTCACCCGCGGCGCCGGTTTTGGCTACATCGGCTCCACCATCACCTCGCTGATCTACGCCACCTTCACCTTCATCTTCTTCGCGCTGGAGGCGGCCATCATGGCCTATGCGCTGGAACTGGCGCTGGACATTCCGCCCAGTTGGGGCTATTTGATCTGCTCCCTGGTCGTGATTCCGCTCGTGACACACGGCGTGTCGGTCATCAGCCGGCTGCAGGTCTGGACGCAGCCGCTGTGGCTCTTGATGCTGTTCTTGCCGTTTGGCTTTGTGTTGGTGCGAAATCCCGCTGCATTTGAGGGCATTACGCACTATGGTGGTGATTTTGGCGTGGGTGGGGTTTTTAATCTGCACTTGTTTGGTGCTGCATTGACCGTAGGCATTGCGCTGATCACGCAGATGGGCGAGCAGGCCGACTACCTGCGCTTTATGCCGGCGCAGACCGCACAAAACCGTAGGCGCTGGTGGTTGTGTGTGATGTTGGGCGGGCCGGGATGGGTGGTGTTGGGTGTGGCCAAGATGCTGGGCGGTGCCTGCCTGGCCTACCTGGCCATCACACATAGCGTGCCGACCGACCGCGCAGTTGACCCCAACCAGATGTACCTGGCGGCCTATGAGTATGTGTTTACCTCGCTGCAATGGGCGGTGGCGGCCACTGCGGTGTTTGTCGTCGTGTCGCAGCTCAAGATCAATGTCACCAATGCCTATGCGGGTTCACTGGCTTGGAGTAACTTTTTCTCGCGCCTGACCCACAGCCACCCGGGGCGCGTGGTGTGGGTGGTGTTCAACACACTGATCGCCTTCATGCTGATGGAGATGAACGTGTTCCACGCGCTGGGCGATGTGCTGGGGCTGTATTCCAACATCGCCATCGCCTGGATCATGACCGTGGTGGCCGATCTGGTTATCAACAAGCCGCTGGGCCTGAGCCCTAAGGGCATCGAATTCAAACGCGCGCATTTGTATGACATCAACCCGGTGGGCGTGGGGTCGATGGCGCTGGCTTCAGCCTTGTCGGTGATGGCGTATTTGGGTCTGTTTGGGGCCGATGCCAAGGCGTTCTCTGCGGTAGTGGCGCTGGTGACGGCATTCGTGACCGCGCCTGTCTTAGCGTGGGCTACGAAGGGCCGTTATTACATAGCCAGAACGAGCACCGGGAGCCTGGGCGACCATGCGTTTTGCGCAGGTAAAGGAGGAGACCGCGCAGCGGTCGGGGGACACGGAGCAAAACGTGTGGGCGCCCAGGCTCCAGCGAAAGAAGATAAGACACGCATGCAACGCTGCGTCATCTGCGAGCGTGAATACGAAAGCCCGGACATGGCCCACTGTCCCGCCTACCGCGGCGCCATCTGCTCCCTGTGCTGCACCCTGGATGCACGCTGTGGTGATCTGTGCAAACCACACGCCAGTCTGTCCGCGCAATGGTCTGCGGCCTTGCGCTGGCTGTTGCCCAAACGGGCCTGGCCATATCTGGATACCGGCGTGGGGCACTTCATATTGCTGATGCTCATCATCGTTCCACTACTGGCCACGGTGTTTGGCATGTTCTACCGCCAAGAGTTGTCCAGCCTCAACGAGGCAACGGGTGTCAACGCTGCCTTGCAAGATGCCCTGCGATCCGGCTTCTTCAAGGCCTATATGGCACTGCTGCTGATGGGCGGCATCGTGGCCTGGTGGCTGGTGCTGGCGCACAAGAGCCGCCAGGTGGCACAGGAAGAGTCCAACCGCCAGACCCACTTGCTGATGCAAGAGATAGAGTCCCACCGCCAGACCGACGAGGCCCTGCAGGCCGCCACGGCGCTGGCCGAGCGGGCCAAGCAACAGGCCCAGCAGGCCAACCAGGCCAAGAGCCGCTACATCAGCGCCATCAGCCACGAGCTGCGCACGCCGCTCAACAGCATCCTGGGTTACGCGCAGCTGATGGGCGAAGACGCGTCCATACCGCCGCACCGCATGCAGGCGGTCAGCGTTATCAAGCGCGGCGGAGAACATTTGCTCTCGCTGATCGAAGGCACGCTGGACATGGCGCAGATCGAGGCCGGCAAGTTGACACTCAGTGCCAAGCCCATGCAGTTTGCCAATGGCATGCACGAGATCGCCAGCCTGTTTGAACTGCAGGCGGCGGCCCGGGGACTGGCCTTCCGCTTCGAAGTGCAAGGCGCCATACCCGAGTGGGTCAAGGCCGATGAAAAGCGCGTGCGCCAAATCATCATCAACCTGCTGGGCAATGCCATCAAGTTCACACAACAGGGCAGTGTCACCTTCCGCTTGCGTTACGCGCGCGAGATGGCGCAGGTGGAGGTGCATGACACCGGCCCCGGCATGCACCCGCAGGAGCTGGAATACATCTTCGACCCCTTTGCCCGCGCCACCAGCGTGGCCGTGGGTGCCACGGGTTCGGGCCTGGGCCTGACCATTGCCAAGATGCTGACCGATCTGATGGGTGGTGAGCTGACCGCCAGTAGTGTGCTGGGCCAGGGCTCGGTTTTCAAGGTGCGCCTGTTCCTGCCCGAGCTGCATGTGCAATCTGGCCACAGCCTGGAGCGCCTGAGCCAAGCCGTGCGCCAGCCGCGCAAAGGTTACGCCGGTGTGCGCCGCAAGATCCTGGTGGTGGACAACGAAGAGGCCGACCGCGACCTGCTGGTCAGCCTGCTGGAGCCTTTGGGTTTTGTACTGCGGGTGGCCGCCAGCGGGCATGATTGTTTGGACCTGCTGGCCGCGGGCTATGACCCCGATGTGGTGTTCATGGACCTGGCCATGCCTGGCATTGACGGCTGGGAGACGCTGCGCCGCATCCGCGCGTTGGACGGCCACCAGCCGCAGGTGGCCATTGTGTCGGCCAATGCCTTTGACCGCGGTGTCAACAATGTGCTGGGCATAGAGCCGGATGACTTTATCGTCAAACCCGTGCGCCATTCGGAGCTGCTGGACTGGCTGGAGCGCAAGCTGGCCCTGACCTGGCAGGAGACGGCCGACCGTGTGGAGGACGCTCCCGCAACACCAACCCCTGCCACGGAAGTCACCGCCATGGCGCTGCCGCCACGGGCCGATGTATTGGCCCTGCAGGAGCTGGTGCGCCTGGGCTTTTACCGCGGCATCACCAACAAGCTGGCCAGCATCGTCGCTGAACATCCGGCCTGCGCCGGCTTTGCCCAGGTGATGGGGGACATGGCCCGGCAGTTCCAGTTTGAGGCCATGCTGGCCCAACTGCAAAAAGACCTGAACGATCTGAAAGACTTGGACAGCGAAGACCATGACGCCTTTTGA
- a CDS encoding urease subunit gamma → MELTPREKDKLLLFTAALLAERRKARGLKLNYPEAMALISAAVMEGARDGKTVAQLMSEGRTVLTRDDVMEGIAEMIPDIQVEASFPDGTKLVTVHQPIV, encoded by the coding sequence ATGGAACTCACCCCCCGCGAGAAAGACAAACTGCTGCTCTTCACCGCCGCCCTGCTGGCCGAACGGCGTAAGGCGCGCGGGCTCAAGCTCAACTACCCCGAAGCCATGGCCCTGATCAGCGCCGCCGTCATGGAAGGCGCCCGCGACGGCAAGACCGTCGCCCAGCTGATGAGCGAAGGCCGCACCGTACTGACCCGCGACGACGTCATGGAAGGCATTGCCGAGATGATCCCCGACATTCAGGTCGAAGCCAGCTTCCCCGACGGCACGAAACTGGTCACTGTGCACCAGCCCATTGTTTAA
- a CDS encoding urease subunit beta, translating into MIPGEILCDDNSPEHVLNAGRRTATLVVQNTADRPIQVGSHYHFAETNGALGFDRAAAQGMRLNIASGSAVRFEPGQQRTVELVDFGGDRIVYGFRGLTQGKL; encoded by the coding sequence ATGATCCCCGGTGAAATCCTTTGTGACGACAACAGCCCCGAACACGTGCTCAACGCAGGCCGGCGCACCGCCACATTGGTTGTGCAGAACACAGCCGACCGCCCCATACAGGTGGGCTCGCACTACCACTTTGCCGAGACCAATGGCGCCCTGGGCTTTGACCGGGCTGCAGCGCAGGGCATGCGCCTGAACATCGCGTCGGGTTCGGCTGTGCGCTTTGAGCCCGGTCAGCAACGCACCGTGGAACTGGTGGACTTCGGCGGAGATCGCATCGTCTACGGCTTTCGTGGCTTAACGCAAGGAAAACTCTGA
- the ureC gene encoding urease subunit alpha: protein MATIGRRAYAEIFGPTVGDRVRLADTGLLIEVEKDYTLAAGSYGEEVKFGGGKTIRDGMAQSQRTRAEGAVDCVMTNALILDHWGIVKADIGLKGGRIVAIGKAGNPDTQPGVDIIIGPGTEIISCEGNIVTAGGIDSHIHFICPQQIEEAAASGVTTMLGGGTGPATGTFATTCTPGPWNIERMLQAADAFAMNLGFLGKGNASLPAALHEQISAGVIGLKLHEDWGTTPSAISNCLDVADATDTQVAIHSDTLNESGFVEDTIAATKGRGLCAFHTEGAGGGHAPDILRVVGHDNFLPSSTNPTMPYTVNTLDEHVDMLMVCHHLDAGIAEDLAFAESRIRKETIAAEDILHDLGAISMMSSDSQAMGRVGEVIIRTWQTAHKMKAQRGPLPEDNARNDNFRAKRYIAKYTINPAIAHGISHEVGSIEVGKWADLVVWKPAFFGVKPALILKGGFISMAAMGDPNASIPTPQPVHYRPMFGSFGGALSRGSLTFVSQAGLHAGIKENFGLAKTLSAVKNIRGVRKQHMVHNSYLPVMEIDAQTYSVRADGQLLTCEPAVSLPMAQRYFLF, encoded by the coding sequence ATGGCAACGATTGGACGCCGCGCCTATGCGGAGATTTTCGGCCCCACGGTGGGTGACCGCGTGCGGTTGGCCGACACCGGACTGCTGATCGAGGTGGAGAAGGACTACACACTGGCCGCGGGCAGCTACGGCGAAGAAGTCAAATTCGGCGGTGGCAAGACCATACGCGATGGCATGGCGCAATCGCAGCGCACCCGTGCCGAGGGTGCCGTGGACTGCGTGATGACCAATGCGCTGATCCTGGACCACTGGGGCATCGTCAAGGCCGACATTGGCCTAAAGGGCGGGCGCATTGTCGCCATCGGCAAGGCTGGTAATCCGGACACGCAGCCGGGCGTGGACATCATCATCGGGCCTGGCACCGAGATCATCAGTTGCGAAGGTAACATCGTCACCGCGGGCGGCATCGACAGCCACATACACTTCATCTGCCCCCAGCAGATCGAAGAAGCCGCAGCCAGCGGTGTGACCACCATGCTGGGCGGCGGCACCGGCCCTGCCACTGGCACGTTTGCCACCACGTGCACGCCCGGTCCTTGGAATATTGAGCGCATGCTGCAGGCAGCCGATGCCTTCGCCATGAACCTTGGATTTCTGGGCAAGGGCAACGCCAGCCTGCCGGCGGCGCTGCATGAGCAGATCAGCGCCGGAGTCATCGGCCTCAAGCTGCACGAAGACTGGGGCACCACACCCAGCGCCATCAGCAACTGCCTGGACGTGGCCGATGCAACGGACACGCAGGTCGCCATCCACTCTGACACGCTGAACGAATCCGGCTTTGTGGAAGACACCATTGCCGCCACCAAGGGTAGAGGCCTGTGCGCCTTCCACACCGAAGGTGCGGGCGGTGGCCACGCGCCCGACATCCTGCGCGTCGTGGGGCACGACAATTTTTTGCCCAGCTCCACCAACCCCACCATGCCCTACACGGTGAACACGCTGGACGAGCATGTGGACATGCTGATGGTCTGCCACCACCTGGACGCGGGCATTGCCGAAGACCTGGCCTTTGCCGAAAGCCGCATCCGCAAGGAGACCATTGCCGCCGAAGACATCCTGCACGACCTGGGCGCCATCAGCATGATGAGCAGCGACAGCCAGGCCATGGGCCGCGTGGGTGAGGTCATCATCCGCACCTGGCAGACGGCGCACAAGATGAAGGCTCAGCGCGGGCCGCTGCCCGAAGACAACGCCCGCAACGACAACTTCCGCGCCAAACGGTATATCGCCAAGTACACGATCAACCCCGCCATTGCGCATGGCATCAGCCACGAGGTGGGCAGTATCGAAGTGGGCAAGTGGGCCGATCTGGTGGTGTGGAAGCCCGCCTTCTTCGGCGTCAAGCCCGCGCTGATTCTCAAGGGCGGCTTCATCTCCATGGCGGCTATGGGCGACCCCAATGCATCCATTCCCACCCCGCAGCCGGTGCACTACCGTCCCATGTTTGGTTCTTTTGGCGGCGCGTTGTCGCGCGGCTCGTTGACCTTTGTGTCGCAGGCGGGATTACACGCCGGCATCAAGGAGAACTTTGGCTTGGCCAAGACACTGAGCGCGGTGAAAAATATCCGCGGCGTACGTAAGCAGCACATGGTGCACAACAGCTATCTGCCAGTGATGGAGATCGATGCGCAGACCTACAGCGTGCGGGCGGATGGGCAGTTACTGACGTGTGAGCCTGCGGTCAGCTTGCCGATGGCGCAGCGATACTTTTTGTTTTGA